One segment of Ipomoea triloba cultivar NCNSP0323 chromosome 12, ASM357664v1 DNA contains the following:
- the LOC115999288 gene encoding receptor-like protein 35: MRISIIFPLVFHILCLLAPSQANKEEAEALLKWKINGLSSSLLDSSWSVNNLTNVCNWEGIICNRGGSVSELNLPHESIRGTLEPFRFSLLPNLTRINLKNNSLSGVIPSAITTLLKLTFLDLSNNNFTGAIPVEVVQLTKLQYLSFFRNCLTGVIPFEVSNLQNLRYLDLGVNNLETPDWSKFRGMPSLTHLNLRYNKLTLDFPKHWIENCTNLSYLDLSKNHFTGKIPKFAFSKLQNLEHLDLIDKLFQGPLPSSLANLTKLKLLRLSNNNLSGTIPNEIGSKISLRVLKLFNNSFQGRIPPSIGNLKHLQYLALGRNLLNYTIPSELGLCTNLENLYLHNNFLTGALPATMSNLSKLVMLQLQFNNLSGRLLPQLIANWTQLNLFSIESNFFTGRIPSEISLLTQVQYLYLNDNQLSGQIPSSIGNMPNLGLLYLSENHLSGQIPPSVGNLTELNVLELSYNNLKGSIPREIGRLTSLADISVSVNLLDGSETLSNICNVTSLVSISLAINKLNGVIQECLGNATALYYLDLKENQFHGGFPDSLCNAPDFQSLSLSSNYLSGEIPNCVGNFSNQLSQLSLANNLFHGALHKDFCSSSTPFNVLDLSHNSLSGVIPSCLGNLSSTLSLLDLSMNNFQGSIPEGVTKKGNVLQTLKLNHNGLGGPLPRILINSTDLQVLDVGNNRLNDSFPHWLDALPNLVVLVLRSNHFRGEISNPTTKFPFPMLRVFDLSHNYFTGPLPQYYLLHFTGIINNTIPSGLDVSYFKGKVSYTYESSATLMVKGLEASVADWPYTIITGKPNFARGIRHVLQPTDWEDSLATVKAWVS; this comes from the exons ATGAGAATCTCCATTATTTTCCCTCTTGTTTTTCACATCCTGTGTTTGCTTGCACCCTCACAAGCAAACAAAGAAGAAGCTGAAGCTCTCTTAAAATGGAAGATCAATGGCCTATCATCTTCTTTACTGGATTCTTCCTGGTCTGTCAACAACCTCACAAATGTGTGCAATTGGGAAGGAATCATCTGTAACCGCGGTGGATCTGTCTCAGAGCTCAATCTACCTCATGAGAGCATAAGAGGTACACTTGAACCATTCCGTTTTTCCTTGCTTCCTAATCTTACTCGCATCAATCTGAAGAACAATAGTTTGAGCGGAGTGATACCATCTGCTATCACCACCCTCCTTAAGCTCACTTTTCTGGACTTGAGCAATAACAACTTCACGGGTGCAATACCAGTAGAGGTTGTGCAGTTGACAAAGCTTCAATACTTGAGCTTTTTCAGAAACTGTTTGACCGGTGTTATTCCATTTGAAGTTAGCAATCTTCAAAATTTGAGGTATCTGGATCTAGGAGTGAATAATCTGGAAACTCCTGATTGGTCCAAATTCCGCGGTATGCCTTCGTTGACACATCTCAATCTCCGCTATAATAAGCTCACTTTGGATTTCCCAAAACACTGGATAGAAAATTGCACAAATCTTTCTTATCTTGATTTGTCAAAAAACCATTTTACTGGCAAAATCCCTAAGTTTGCGTTTTCCAAGCTACAAAACTTGGAGCATCTTGATCTCATAGACAAGTTATTCCAAGGACCACTTCCCTCCAGTCTTGCCAACTTGACCAAACTTAAACTTCTTCGCCTTTCAAATAACAACCTTTCTGGCACAATTCCTAATGAAATTGGTTCCAAGATTAGTCTTCGGGTCCTAAAACTTTTCAATAATTCATTTCAAGGGAGGATTCCACCTTCCATAGGAAATCTAAAACATCTTCAATATCTTGCTCTTGGAAGGAATCTACTGAATTACACAATTCCTTCTGAACTTGGCCTGTGCACAAATCTTGAGAACTTGTATCTACACAATAACTTTCTTACAGGAGCATTGCCTGCTACCATGTCCAATCTCTCCAAGCTAGTTATGTTACAGCTACAATTTAATAATCTCTCAGGTCGGTTATTGCCACAACTCATTGCCAACTGGACACAATTGAATCTCTTTTCTATAGAAAGCAATTTTTTCACCGGAAGAATTCCCTCTGAAATTAGTTTATTGACGCAAGTTCAATATCTTTACCTTAACGATAACCAGCTTTCAGGTCAAATTCCCTCGAGCATTGGGAACATGCCAAATTTGGGCTTACTTTACCTTTCAGAAAATCACCTCTCAGGTCAAATACCTCCCTCAGTTGGGAATTTGACAGAGCTGAATGTGCTAGAGCTTTCATACAATAATCTTAAAGGATCAATACCGCGAGAAATTGGACGTTTAACATCACTTGCTGATATTTCTGTGAGTGTAAACTTACTTGATGGATCCGAGACCTTATCAAACATTTGCAATGTCACCTCCCTGGTAAGCATTTCACTAGCAATTAACAAACTGAATGGAGTTATTCAAGAATGCTTGGGAAACGCCACTGCTCTATATTATTTGGATCTTAAGGAGAATCAGTTTCACGGAGGTTTTCCAGACTCGCTATGCAACGCACCCGACTTCCAATCTCTTAGCTTGTCAAGCAATTACCtgagtggtgaaatcccaaatTGTGTGGGAAACTTCAGCAATCAACTCTCACAACTCAGTCTTGCCAATAATCTTTTTCATGGAGCTCTGCACAAAGATTTCTGCAGTAGCTCAACCCCTTTCAATGTACTTGACCTATCCCATAATTCTTTGAGCGGTGTCATTCCTTCGTGTTTAGGAAATCTAAGCTCTACATTGTCACTACTGGATTTAAGCATGAATAACTTTCAAGGGAGCATTCCAGAAGGCGTGACGAAAAAGGGCAATGTTCTGCAAACTCTCAAGTTGAATCATAACGGACTTGGAGGACCTCTGCCCCGTATTCTGATCAACTCTACAGATCTCCAAGTCCTTGATGTTGGAAACAACAGGCTAAATGACTCATTCCCACACTGGTTAGATGCTCTTCCAAATCTGGTAGTGCTCGTCTTAAGATCTAATCATTTTCGTGGAGAGATAAGCAATCCTACCACCAAGTTCCCATTCCCTATGTTGCGAGTTTTTGATCTCTCCCACAATTACTTCACTGGACCCTTGCCTCAATATTACTTGTTGCATTTTACTGggataataaataatactattCCTTCTGGTTTAGATGTATCATACTTTAAAGGCAAGGTATCTTACACTTATGAATCCTCTGCAACACTAATGGTGAAAGGGTTAGAGGCATCCGTG GCTGACTGGCCATATACCATCATCACTGGGAAACCTAACTTTGCTCGAGGCATTAGACATGTCTTGCAACCAACTGATTGGGAAGATTCCTTGGCAACTGTCAAAGCTTGGGTTTCTTGA
- the LOC115998004 gene encoding 3-deoxy-manno-octulosonate cytidylyltransferase, mitochondrial-like: MPMCNSSSPLSSSSTKSWLVHALVAGAAVAVAFGAHRYFLRSGKFRSRVIGIIPARFASTRFPGKPLVDILGKPMIQRTWERAKLARALDQVVVATDDEKIAECCRGFGAEVIMTSESCRNGTERCNEALQKLEKKYDIVVNIQGDEPLIEPEIIDGIVEALQAAPDAVFSTAVTSLKPEDAFDTNRVKCVVDNRGYAIYFSRGLIPYNKSGKVNPDFPYLLHLGIQSYDTKFLKIYPELQPTPLQLQEDLEQLKVLENGYRMKVIKVDHEAHGVDAPEDVDKIVEFMRERNLS, from the exons ATGCCGATGTGCAACTCGTCGTCGCCGTTGTCGTCGAGCTCGACTAAATCGTGGCTCGTTCACGCTCTGGTGGCCGGAGCCGCCGTGGCCGTTGCTTTCGGCGCTCACAGATACTTTCTTAGATCTGGGAAGTTCCGGAGTCGGGTCATCGGAATCATACCCGCCCGTTTCGCTTCCACTCGGTTCCCCGGTAAACCGCTCGTAGATATCCTCGGCAAGCCCATGATCCAG AGAACATGGGAAAGGGCAAAATTAGCTAGGGCATTGGATCAAGTTG TTGTGGCTACGGATGACGAAAAGATTGCTGAATGTTGTAGGGGCTTTGGTGCTGAAGTCATTATGACTTCTGAATCATGTAGAAATG GAACTGAGCGATGTAATGAGGCTCTTCAAAAGCTCGAGAAGAAGTATGACATTGTTGTTAATATTCAAGGAGATGAACCGCTTATCGAACCCGAAATAATAGACGGTATTGTGGAAGCCCTTCAG GCTGCACCGGATGCTGTTTTTAGCACTGCAGTCACTTCTTTGAAACCTGAGGATGCATTTGATACAAACCGTGTGAAATGTGTAGTAGATAATCGTGGTTATGCAATCTACTTTTCTCGAGGGCTTATCCCTTATAACAA GTCTGGCAAGGTTAATCCTGATTTTCCTTACTTGCTCCACCTTGGAATTCAG AGTTATGATACGAAGTTCCTCAAAATATATCCAGAACTGCAACCAACCCCACTGCAACTACAAGAAGATCTTGAACAATTGAAGGTCCTCGAGAATGGATACAGAATGAAG GTGATTAAAGTGGATCATGAGGCTCATGGTGTTGATGCCCCAGAAGACGTAGACAAGATAGTGGAATTCATGCGTGAACGAAACTTGTCCTAG
- the LOC115999289 gene encoding ATP-dependent DNA helicase PIF1-like — MNKCTVGQSMFLGWFEANKKFPAANLLTYIEMPTKFVWKKDSREWHPRKKGFSIGRIFYVPPGTGELYYMRCLLNIVCGPKCFQDLRTFNGVEYETFRDACYARGLLDDDKEYIDAFEEASHWSSAQSMRKLFVTLLTTNSMNRPEVVWGLVWQHLAEDANISQRRLLQNNELILNDDDKKNFALIEIERLLQVLNRSLKEFPPMPLPNFDSSINSGNRLLYEELDYDRHALAEESVLLASKLTNEQRVVYDSVIEDAMTNKGGMFFVYGYGRTGKTFVWKALSATLRSKGEIALNVASSGIASLLLPGGRTAHSRFAIPISITEDSTCNIRPGTDLAEDSTCNIRPGTDLAELIIRARLIIWDEAPMMHKYCFEALDRTMRDLLRFVNPRSAYQTFGGKTVVLGGDFRQILPVVPKGTRQDIVALPVVPKGTRQDIVAATINSSYLWDNCKVLKLTKNLRLNTIGDAAEFEKLDVFAKWIASIGDGTIGEQEDGFPEIDIPSNMLLSSKNDPIATIVQSTFPMFSNEIVDHTFFRKSCNSSTNPRCEFLNGIRASGIPNHSLTLKVGSPIMLLRNIDHSLGLCNGTRLIVTQLSEHVIEAKISTGDHSGTRVLVPRMTMTPSDPKLPFKFKRRQFPVMLSYAMTINKSQGQTLSHVGLLLKKPVFVHGQLYVAASRVSNPNGLKFLICDELGSTTKSTTNVVYKEVFNNL; from the exons ATGAATAAGTGTACTGTTGGCCAGAGCATGTTTTTAGGGTGGTTTGAGGCAAACAAAAAATTCCCTGCCGCTAATTTGTTGACCTACATTGAAATGCCTACAAAGTTTGTATGGAAAAAAGATAGTCGAGAGTGGCATCCAAGGAAAAAGGGGTTTTCAATTGGCCGCATTTTTTATGTACCTCCTGGTACTGGTGAGTTATATTATATGAGATGCCTACTTAATATAGTTTGTGGACCCAAATGTTTTCAAGACCTTCGTACATTCAATGGAGTTGAGTATGAAACATTCAGAGATGCATGTTATGCAAGGGGATTACTAGATGATGATAAAGAATACATTGATGCATTTGAGGAGGCAAGTCATTGGTCTTCTGCTCAATCAATGAGAAAACTGTTTGTCACATTATTGACAACCAATTCAATGAATAGGCCAGAAGTAGTGTGGGGTCTGGTATGGCAACATCTTGCTGAAGACGCAAACATCAGCCAACGAAGATTACTTCAAAATAATG AACTTATCTTAAATGATGATGATAAGAAAAATTTTGCGTTGATTGAGATTGAGCGATTATTACAAGTTCTAAATAGGTCTTTGAAAGAATTCCCACCAATGCCTCTACCGAATTTTGACTCATCAATCAACTCTGGAAATAGACTGTTGTACGAGGAGTTGGATTATGATCGCCACGCTTTAGCTGAAGAGAGTGTCCTTTTGGCAAGCAAACTTACTAACGAACAAAGGGTGGTTTATGATTCAGTTATTGAAGATGCTATGACAAACAAGGGTGGTATGTTTTTTGTATATGGGTATGGTAGGACTGGGAAGACATTTGTATGGAAAGCTCTATCTGCAACATTGCGGTCGAAAGGTGAAATCGCTTTGAATGTTGCTTCTAGCGGTATAGCTTCATTATTGTTGCCTGGCGGCAGGACTGCACACTCAAGGTTTGCAATACCAATTTCCATAACAGAAGACTCAACATGTAACATAAGGCCTGGCACTGATTTGGCAGAAGACTCAACATGTAACATAAGGCCTGGCACTGATTTGGCAGAGTTGATCATTAGAGCTAGATTAATAATTTGGGATGAGGCACCGATGATGCACAAATATTGCTTTGAAGCGTTGGATAGAACAATGAGAGACTTATTAAGGTTTGTTAATCCAAGAAGTGCATATCAAACATTTGGTGGTAAGACTGTTGTTTTAGGGGGAGATTTTAGACAAATATTGCCCGTTGTTCCTAAAGGTACAAGACAAGACATTGTGGCATTGCCCGTTGTTCCTAAAGGTACAAGACAAGACATTGTGGCGGCAACCATtaattcttcttatttgtgggaCAATTGCAAGGTTTTGAAGTTGACTAAGAACCTTCGTTTGAACACTATTGGTGATGCTGCTGAATTTGAAAAACTTGACGTTTTTGCAAAATGGATTGCATCAATTGGAGATGGTACAATTGGCGAACAAGAAGATGGTTTTCCTGAGATTGATATCCCCTCGAACATGTTATTGTCCTCTAAGAATGATCCCATTGCCACAATTGTTCAAAGCACATTTCCAATgttttcaaatgaaattgtTGATCATACTTTTTTTAGAAAGTCGTGCAATTCTAGCACCAACCCTAGATGTG AATTCCTTAATGGTATAAGAGCTTCTGGCATACCAAACCACTCATTGACATTGAAGGTGGGATCTCCTATTATGTTACTAAGAAACATAGATCACTCTCTAGGACTATGTAATGGCACTAGGTTGATAGTCACTCAGCTTTCAGAACATgtaatagaagcaaagatttcCACCGGTGATCACTCAGGTACTAGAGTATTGGTTCCTCGAATGACAATGACTCCATCAGATCCCAAGTTGCCATTCAAGTTTAAGAGAAGACAATTTCCAGTGATGCTGTCATATGCAATGACGATAAATAAAAGCCAAGGACAAACCTTATCACATGTTGGACTCCTACTAAAAAAACCAGTGTTTGTACATGGACAGTTATATGTTGCTGCATCTAGAGTTAGTAATCCTAATGGTCTCAAATTTCTGATTTGTGATGAGTTAGGTAGTACTACTAAGTCGACcactaatgtagtttacaaagaggtatttaataatttgtaa